A region from the Oncorhynchus clarkii lewisi isolate Uvic-CL-2024 chromosome 8, UVic_Ocla_1.0, whole genome shotgun sequence genome encodes:
- the LOC139415038 gene encoding 5-hydroxytryptamine receptor 1E-like — translation MEMERDLGDSSTGPNITNSTGAPDSTLPVVVFTDRMVVLVVILALLTLLTVLANSAVITAICTTKKLHLPANYLICSLAFTDFLVAILVMPISILYIATEYWSLGQVVCEAWLSVDMTCCTCSILHLCVIALDRYWAITKAIEYARKRSARRAAVMVGIIWVISVFISIPPLFWRHRPGSHGPKQCIIEHDHVGYTIYSTFGAFYIPMTLILILYYRIYNAAKTLYQKRGSSRHFSSRSQTKTDSQNSLNHCRMAHTFCVSDLSTSDPTLEFDRLNATIRIPSFETDMDGADERSQICTSRERKAARILGLILGAFILCWLPFFLKELLVGLQVITASPQVSEFLTWLGYINSLINPLLYTSFNEDFKLAFKKLLRRKEHA, via the coding sequence atggagatggagagggacctTGGGGACAGCTCCACAGGGCCCAATATCACCAACAGCACAGGAGCTCCAGACAGCACTCTCCCTGTGGTGGTGTTCACAGACAGGATGGTGGTGCTGGTGGTTATCCTGGCGCTACTCACCCTCCTCACTGTGCTCGCCAACAGTGCTGTCATCACAGCCATCTGCACCACCAAGAAGCTCCACCTTCCCGCCAACTACCTCATCTGCTCCCTGGCGTTCACCGACTTCCTGGTAGCTATCCTGGTCATGCCAATCAGCATCCTATACATTGCCACAGAGTACTGGTCGTTGGGCCAGGTGGTATGTGAGGCCTGGCTGAGTGTGGACATGACCTGCTGCACCTGCTCCATCCTGCACCTGTGTGTCATAGCGCTGGACCGTTACTGGGCTATCACCAAGGCCATCGAGTATGCCCGTAAGAGGTCGGCCCGCCGGGCAGCTGTCATGGTGGGCATCATCTGGGTCATCTCAGTCTTCATATCCATTCCACCCCTCTTCTGGAGACACAGGCCCGGTAGCCACGGCCCAAAACAGTGCATCATAGAGCATGACCACGTGGGCTACACTATTTACTCCACCTTTGGGGCCTTTTACATCCCCATGACCCTTATTCTCATCTTGTACTATAGGATTTACAATGCTGCTAAGACGCTCTATCAGAAACGGGGCTCATCGCGGCACTTCAGCAGCCGAAGCCAGACGAAGACTGATAGCCAGAACTCTCTGAACCACTGCCGTATGGCACACACCTTCTGCGTATCGGACCTATCCACCTCAGACCCCACTCTGGAGTTTGACAGGCTCAATGCCACCATCCGTATCCCCTCATTTGAGACAGATATGGACGGGGCAGATGAGAGGAGCCAGATCTGTACCTCCAGGGAGAGGAAGGCAGCACGTATCCTGGGCCTCATCCTCGGGGCTTTTATCCTCTGCTGGCTGCCTTTCTTTCTGAAGGAGCTCCTTGTGGGCCTACAGGTCATAACTGCCTCACCCCAGGTGTCAGAATTCCTAACCTGGCTGGGCTACATCAACTCACTTATTAATCCTCTACTTTACACCAGCTTCAATGAGGATTTTAAGTTGGCCTTTAAGAAACTGCTCAGACGAAAGGAGCATGCATAG